DNA from Tripterygium wilfordii isolate XIE 37 chromosome 4, ASM1340144v1, whole genome shotgun sequence:
ttaaaagagaaaacgCATACAAAATCAGTATACCAAACAAATCTTAATTTTAGGGTCCGTTTCGTTTATTTTCGGAGAGACAATTATAGtatgtaattaataattaataaaatactaaaattaCAATTATAATTTTGGTAAAAAGTTGGTTAAATTTCTATGATTAAAATAAACATCTAAAAAACGAGAATCACATGGAAACGAACCGTGGATCTCATAGTTGAATTGAATCCACTTTTTTGTAAGAGTACACGTAGATAAGAACATCCACGTGGGTATGCGTGTGTGCATTATCTCTTGAAAGTCACGTGACTCATACATAAACAAGCTCCGCCAAGTCCATGTCCGAAACCAAACCCGAATCCTTCTCTTGGTCCTCACAaactttccttctcttctttgtcAGCGAACCAGAATTTCACActcaacaatcaaagcatttATGATTTCTTCTCCGCACCACAACTTCTCTAATGTCTCGCCAATCTCGTAGGACTAGGGACCCGTAATCCATCATATCCACACAACCATTATTCTCGGGAACTAAACGCCGACAGAAACACCATAACAAAGtagttctttttctctctctttttttttgaaattcaagaTTTGTGAGCTATTTTGAGGGGCAAGTTTCGACTCTGCTGGTCAAATTTGTGTTGAATCAACGTATTCTCTtcagagaaaacaaagaaaaagtgtTTGGGTTTGACGATCTGATGGCGGATTTTGGACCCAAATGGAAGGTCTTGAGGTCGGTATTGATGGTATTTTTCAACTTTGGCTTAGCTTTGGTGTTCGTAGAGGCCGAGAGAGGCTTGAAGCTTCGCGAAGAGGTTACGGGATTCAGTGGAACAGAGGATTCTGCAGCGAGTTACCTTCTCAAAGCAGTAAATTTCTTTTGGAAATCTGATCGAACAGGTTATCAGCATGTTTGGCCGGTAATTCCAACATTTATTCTCCTCATTAATTCCCATCAATACACAGATTTTTAACACAGATTATTAGCAATCCTCTGACAGGTTCTGGTtgaatttagatttttttagatGTTAATGcgttaaattattaaattagtaTCTTTGACTCTTCTTTGCTTTTTGACAAATTGCAAGTGAAGAAACTGTCTTAGTCAAGTAGAGTATATCAAAACAAAACTTGTCATTGTTGAGATGATATCAGCATGTGATCCAACCTTTTTTtacataattatttaatttaagcTTGTCTTTGGCTCATTACTTCGTCACTGAATGAGGTTTTGAAATATGTTAAATTTGTGTGGTAAAATTTACAGGAAATGAGATTTGACTGGCAAATTGTGGTGGGTACCATTGTTGGATTCTGTGGAGCAGCATTCGGGAGTGTTGgtggtgttggtggtggtggcatTTTTGTTCCGATGCTTAGCCTGATTATTGGGTTTGATCCAAAATCAGcaactgcaatttcaaaatgtaAGAGATAATCTTGAATCTTTGTTCTGAAAGACACTCAAAATTGACAgaaagcacataataaaaaatttgcAACTTGCTTATCataaaatatatctatatatacaacTTGCATTCTTTCTTTATTCTGATGGCTGTCCCCACTTGATTCCTATTGCGAaaagtttcttcttgttttatggTTAGCTCAAGTGTGGCGAGTTATTAAATCTTTTTATGAACTTTTTCAGTGCAGAAATCATGTACACTTTTGATCttttcattttagtttttaGTTTCTTTCTATATTAGCTGGTTGCCTGGTTTTGCAAAATTTTCTTTGAAACTGCTTTACAACCTACAAAAAAAGTTAAATGGCAGTAAGCCACTATTTACCATAACAATATGGTTTAATAAACAGAAATTGATGCTTCTTTTCTTATCTCAAAACTTATTGACAAGCTCTCTCAAGAAATCATGAACTGCGTTTAATGCAGAAAGTCACATATTCTGTTTGTTTTATGCCAGGCATGATCATGGGTGCAGCAGCTTCAACTGTATACTATAACCTTAAGCTAAGGCATCCTACACTTGATATGCCTATTATTGACTATGATTTGGCTCTGCTAATCCAACCAATGCTAATGCTGGGAATTAGCATAGGAGTTATTTTCAATGTGATATTCCCTGACTGGATGGTCACAGTTCTACTTATCATTCTCTTTATaggtaatgctcaattcagaTTGTCAGATTTCGTTACAAGATCATTGTGTTCTACCATTTATTTCATTTACTGGAATGGTTTGCAGGCACGTCAACGAGGGCGTTCTTCAAGGGTGTTGAGACATGGAAAAAGGAAACCATAATGAAAAAGGTATCTCATGCATCAACCCACTGAGATTTTGTAATTATCTGTTACCACGTTACACtagtgtttatttttttttttaatgcaaccCTAACAAACCAATACTGATATCGAACCATTTCAATTTGACTTGTTTTGCATGATAATTAGGAGGCGGCTAGGCATTTGGAGGCTAATAGtgagtttgttttgttttagttatACTTTTATCAATGTGGGCACCTTCTTGTTTTCTCTAAAATGACCATATCAATTGTTCCAATTATATTTCAGATGGTGGTGGTCAGGAAGTGGAATACAAGCCCCTCCCCGGTGGCCCTCAAAAGGACACCATAGAACCAGAGGTTGTTCAGTATTCTGAAGCAGCTAGActtgtttgtttatttaaatCTAATTTATTGTGATTATTGCAGGTATCAATTATCAGAAATGTTTATTGGAAGGAACTTGGACTGCTTGTTTTCGTTTGGCTCGCATTCCTTGCGCTTCAGATAGCTAAGGTTTTGTTTCTCCAGCTGTTTTACTGCTCAAATTGTTTATCTTGTTGTGTTTCTACTTGCGTATATCATATCAAACCTAACTCGTCAATGAATTTTTGGAAACAGAGTTATACTTCTACTTGTTCGACAGCATATTGGATATTGAACTTGCTGCAGGTACATTCTCTCGACACAAACAGTTCTAATTGCTCAATGACCTGATGCAACTTATAAACTAAGACAATCAAAATCTGGTCTGATATGGCGGTATTGACGTTCCATGTACGTGTTCTTTAGATTCCAATCTCTGTAGGGGTATCAACTTATGAGGCAGTAAGCCTATACAGAGGACAGAAAGTGGTTGCATCCACAGGAGATCAAGGCAGAGACTGGAAAGTTCACCAGCTTGTGACCTATTGTGCATTTGGTGTACTCGCTGGAATTGTTGGTGGACTTCTTGGACTAGGTGGTGGATTTATCATGGGTCCGATGTTTTTGGAACTGGGTGTCCCTCCTCAGGtgagtttgtttcttttttctgtcACAGTCAAGGAAAAATGATATAATACGAACCAAATTGATACGGTTGAGTTCAGTAATTCGGGTTTAGTCAGTTTTTCCATACATAATCTTACATAATTAAGTGAATGTGACTTAACTACTGTGCAGGTCTCAAGTGCCACAGCAACATTTGCAATGACATTCTCTTCATCCATGTCTGTGGTAGAATACTATCTTCTGAAACGTTTTCCGGTTCCATACGGTGAGTGAGTGGCTGATTGCTCAAACACATACACCATTTACATGATCTCCATGGCAACAGACTTACGTGCTTTCAATTTTGTTATCGCAGCTCTCTACTTTGTGGCCGTAGCCACATTTGCTGCATTAGTAGGGCAGCATATAGTGAGACGGATGATCATTATGCTTGGAAGAGCATCACTTATCATATTCATTCTAGCCTTCACAATATTTGTTAGTGCTATCTCACTAGGTGAGtccattgatatatatatataccacacTGTTTTCATATAACATTTCAAATAAATACTGAGTGAATTCTTGATACTAAGACTGTTGTCTCTGTTATGGCAGGGGGAGTGGGCATATCAAACATGATTTGGAAAATTGAGAGACAGGAATACATGGGATTTGAGAACCTCTGCAAATATGATGCATAGCatgttgttttctattttccctCGATACTCTCATTGAAAGCTCCAGTACCTAATCTTCTAATTCAATTGAAAGGAAGGGTCTGTGCTTGTTGCtgtcaaattttcaaattgggATTTCACGGTTTTTCATAAGTAAATGTTAACAGAATTGCATCTTAGTGGAATTTATCACTAAAAATTCCAACTTTAATAAAGATGAGAGCGACTAGAGATTTGACACTGATGGGTTATTAACTTATTAATGTTATGTGAactttatattttaaatttttgatcATGGGCTACTTAACTTTATGACTAAAAAGTGTTACTGTGACATCTCTTATAAACTAATGCTATCAAAGAGGACTATTCTTTTTTGTATGTTGATATGAGTTAACGATTCCCAAATAAGCAGCTTCCACACAAGTATTAGACTCATCACTGGTGTTTTGCTCCGTTCAATCCCACCATTTCAGTCCAGAGAAGCAGTGTGTGTTTTCTTTGGTTCTCATGCCCGAATTTGCAGCTCCGTGGATGATTTCTACGGAATTATATAGTACTAGGTCGATACCCGCGCGTTGCGACGGGTGTTATACTTTCCTTTGTTTCAGGTGTCTTTGCGGTCACAGAATTTTGATGTTCGCATAGTTCCCAATGCGATGCTCAGATATATCTTACTTCTATACAATGTATTAGATACTTTAATCATGAATGAATATAACTACATTATCAAAgatgtgcatatgtatatattaataagagcataaataaaatgacaaatCGTCTTGTGTCAATGCACAATTGTTTTGGCAACAATTAATCTATGGAGATACACCATCTTATTTGATACACAGCCTTAAAACATTAAGAAAATGATACTCACACAACTTTTCATCACTACCACAAGCATGGATTTAGCCCTCACCACAATGGCACAATCAAAACGCGATGACAGAGTAATTTTGCAAtaattttgagtttgattcacTTGATGAGAGTCATTTATTTGATCCATTTGATCAGAGGCATCTTCTGTTGTAATTTGAATATGAGTATCTAACCTGTATGGTAATCTTCTCATAAGTTTTTGCGAGCTCGTAAAGAACATGTAACCTGTACTATCTTCTGAAAAGTTTTTGAGAGCTCGTAAAGGCGAACAACAAGTAACGGGGCGTATATGGCACAGATTGCATGTGATAAAATGACATAACCAGCAATTATGGTTGTTATGTCCCTAATCTTTAACGGCAGAAGGTACCGATTTCCACAAGAAACGTGCACTAATAATGTTACCTGCTAATGGATTGACCAAAATTTTGAGAACATAGCTATTTCCTGATGAGCAGTACACTACTAATATTATTCCCTTGGTATGAATAATTAACCCATAACCTTAATAGGAAACCTTAAGCAACACACCATAAGTAAGATACAATAAAGATACGGATAAAACTACAGAGGAACAAATCAACATAATTAGAAATTTATAATTCAAGTTACCTACGGGGATTGTTTCTCTGACTTTATATCATCGCATCGGCACAGAATGCTTTTCATTGGGTAGCAGCAAAACATGTCCTAAATACAATCATATAGCAATGAAATATAATTATGCCTCTTTTTTTGTGGATTCTCTACCTTGAGTATCACAAGTCTAGCAGTTTGGTCACTCTCATTTTCTTTCAACTCCTGAGCCATCTGAGAGACCTGCGAGAAACATAGAAAGTAAACCTAGTTGAAAATTAAACAGTAGTTGAGGGTTATGTCTGCTTTAATTTTGTCTTTTGTGTGAATAGGAAAACACAATGGGAGTTGCCCGAAGTGAGATAATTCAAACTACTAATTAAACTTTACCCTCTGGTTAGCAGCTGATATATGTTGCTTAACTTTCTCAAGCTTTTTAGAGAGCGATTCAAGCATCTTTTCTGTCGCAACTCGAGCTTCATTGTATCTTGTATTatggaaaaaaaacagaattaaagaatagaaatttaaaaaaatatattacacTCTTAATGATTCATTATTTGATAACACCCTTCACCAATTCCTTACCACTTTTTCGGATTCTTCCTTCGACTAAAAAAATTCACCAACCTCATTGCTGAATAGTCATATTCTCATGTTTTGTTCTTTAGAGTTTAGGACGAATCATTTAACTCACTTGAAGTTCATTTACATagaaaaaattgagaaataaaTCCTGAATATGACTAATTTCCAGCACTTTGTGGGAAACCAACAACTGCAGTAGGTGTAAAAATTTCATTCAACCCACACAAAGAACAATAAGAAATTCAACCTAAATATTTGACCATCCTCATCAggcaaaagaaaaagtaaaacttATGAAATATACTGGGTAAACAAAGTCGAAACAAATGTATTTAATTTTGAAACTTGCACAAACCCAGTAGCCAGAATCCACTCCTCTACCAAAGAGCCACAAAAAAGCATGATGTCTGACAATTTGTGAATATTTTGTTACCATAATGAAGCACAGAGTTGGCGAAAGAGGGGAGTTACCCTGAGATAAGGAACGAACAACGTCAGCTCCTCTGCCACCGCAATCTTCAAAGATATTCTCAACAGAGCGAAAACTGGAACTAAAATGAAAACTTGAcaacataaaataatttaaacagAGGTTTACCTACAAAAAACAGGAAGAAGCATGCCATTTTTTCCCAAACTCATTTAATGCTAAATGCACGTCATCTCAGTAGACCAATAGGAATTGATGACCATAATTGCTTTTTTCCACAAGACATGCACATTTCTTACCAATAATGTTGCAAAAAGAAATTTAACAATAGAAATAACAACCAACAGTGGAATATGAACAGCGTTTATAAATCTGTGAGAAATTCTACTGGTATCTTGGCATTCATCAAACTTCTTAAACGACATACCATCAGTTAACAAAAGGGAAAGGTAAACGACGAACCTATGAGAACCAACACCCACGGCAGCTCCTATCCAGGAGAATAACCAATCCCAGTGAGCATATTAACAAATGTGAtaaaggaggaaaagaaaattttaaattctacACAAATCAAAGTTTGATAGGTGAGAGTGCACTGCGAAAGTAGCATGAtagcaactcttttttttttgcaccaAATGCAGATGTGAGATTAGGAAAATCACTGTAAAGGAATTAACCACCACAACCTCGTCTTAGTTAAATGCGTGATTTTCATTCACCATGACAAAACTTACAGAATAGTGGCCCAAAAAAAACCCAAGCATGGAATTTAATGTACAACAACTGACCTTGAAAATACGGAGACTGAAGAGTGACTGCTGATAAAAAATCTTTGGGCAAGCTATGATCTACAAGAAGTTGACCAGAGAGAAGAATTGTACTATCAATTAAAAGCACAACAACAGTTTATACATAGTATTCCATTACAAAGATGAGCACTTGTGATAGCAGccttaaaatggcacaaaattcTTAAAGGGCATATCATGAGgccaaaaaaatcaagaaagtcAAATAAAGGAACGATGATAACCAACGGcgaaagaaagagagacagagactcAGCCAGCGGCACCCAAAAATGCTGGGAAAGGGACACACCAACTTTTACTTACCATCACAGAATGGGCAACGAACTAACAATCGTTTAATATAGAAATTATCACCCAAAATTCGTAAAAATGTAAACGAAAATTGAAGCAAATAAGTGTAATGAAGCTGCGAAACATATTTACATAACCGAACTCAAAACAGGTACTGCAAATAATAAGAAAGACTCTAAATAAATTAGTCCGACCATGTCGTCTCAAATATGTAAACAGAATCAGTAGAGACACAAACAAAACAATATAGCAAGTAAACTGCAACAGCTAATCCAAATGCGAGAACTGCAGTGGATAGAAGAAACAACAATTAGTAAAGACAGGTGAAAGTAAAGAAGTGGGACATCTGAAAATATAGATGGACATAAAAATTCACAAAGGAAATGGAATGCAAATTAGAGAGCAATGACAATCCAAAAAATCAACAGATACCAAGAGAAGATTAGCAAACAGTGAAACATCCGGGAATAAAAAACATCGACATTAAAAATCACAAAGGCAAATTAGAGATCAAcaacaaccaaaaatcaacacaaaccaAGAGGACGTTCAAAGGCCAGACAATCGATAGTG
Protein-coding regions in this window:
- the LOC119996703 gene encoding sulfite exporter TauE/SafE family protein 3, with the protein product MADFGPKWKVLRSVLMVFFNFGLALVFVEAERGLKLREEVTGFSGTEDSAASYLLKAVNFFWKSDRTGYQHVWPEMRFDWQIVVGTIVGFCGAAFGSVGGVGGGGIFVPMLSLIIGFDPKSATAISKCMIMGAAASTVYYNLKLRHPTLDMPIIDYDLALLIQPMLMLGISIGVIFNVIFPDWMVTVLLIILFIGTSTRAFFKGVETWKKETIMKKEAARHLEANNGGGQEVEYKPLPGGPQKDTIEPEVSIIRNVYWKELGLLVFVWLAFLALQIAKSYTSTCSTAYWILNLLQIPISVGVSTYEAVSLYRGQKVVASTGDQGRDWKVHQLVTYCAFGVLAGIVGGLLGLGGGFIMGPMFLELGVPPQVSSATATFAMTFSSSMSVVEYYLLKRFPVPYALYFVAVATFAALVGQHIVRRMIIMLGRASLIIFILAFTIFVSAISLGGVGISNMIWKIERQEYMGFENLCKYDA
- the LOC119996704 gene encoding uncharacterized protein LOC119996704 isoform X2, with the protein product MSMEHHLCSQLRFVCACSVPCFRYCAQLKIKSTLTLVLGYNHSLPKDFLSAVTLQSPYFQGAAVGVGSHSSSFRSVENIFEDCGGRGADVVRSLSQDTMKLELRQKRCLNRSLKSLRKLSNIYQLLTRGSLRWLRS
- the LOC119996704 gene encoding uncharacterized protein LOC119996704 isoform X1: MSMEHHLCSQLRFVCACSVPCFRYCAQLKIKSTLTLVLGYNHSLPKDFLSAVTLQSPYFQGAAVGVGSHSFHFSSSFRSVENIFEDCGGRGADVVRSLSQDTMKLELRQKRCLNRSLKSLRKLSNIYQLLTRGSLRWLRS
- the LOC119996704 gene encoding uncharacterized protein LOC119996704 isoform X3, which produces MSMEHHLCSQLRFVCACSVPCFRYCAQLKIKSTLTLVLGYNHSLPKDFLSAVTLQSPYFQGAAVGVGSHSFRSVENIFEDCGGRGADVVRSLSQDTMKLELRQKRCLNRSLKSLRKLSNIYQLLTRGSLRWLRS